From one Rhizobium sp. CIAT894 genomic stretch:
- a CDS encoding UDP-2,3-diacylglucosamine diphosphatase, with protein MGHEWQLVIDMMEPRHFRTLFISDVHLGSKAAKADFLLDFLRYHEADTIVLVGDIVDGWRLKRSWYWPQVCNDVVQKLLRKARKGTRVVYIPGNHDEFLRDFPGMHFGGIEVVERMMHDGADGKKYLILHGDEFDVVVRNARLLAYLGDWAYDTAIRINLLLAAVRRRLGMPYWSFSAWAKLQVKHAVNFIGEFERVVTEEARKSGADGVICGHIHHAIIQDMDGIRYINTGDWVESCTAVAEHEDGTFELITWRALASAVPAVAAVEREDAEFAPQAA; from the coding sequence ATGGGGCATGAGTGGCAGCTCGTGATAGACATGATGGAACCCAGACATTTCCGCACGCTCTTCATTTCCGATGTCCATCTCGGCTCGAAGGCCGCGAAGGCGGATTTCCTCTTGGATTTCCTGCGCTACCATGAGGCCGATACGATCGTCCTCGTCGGCGACATCGTCGACGGCTGGCGCCTGAAGCGCAGTTGGTACTGGCCGCAGGTCTGCAACGACGTCGTCCAGAAGCTGCTGCGCAAGGCGCGCAAAGGCACACGCGTCGTCTATATCCCCGGCAATCACGACGAATTCCTGCGCGACTTCCCGGGCATGCATTTCGGCGGTATCGAGGTCGTCGAGCGCATGATGCATGATGGCGCCGACGGCAAGAAATACCTGATCCTGCACGGCGACGAGTTCGACGTCGTCGTCCGCAATGCCCGGCTGCTCGCCTATCTCGGCGACTGGGCCTACGATACGGCGATCCGTATCAACCTCCTGCTGGCGGCCGTGCGCCGCCGCCTCGGCATGCCCTACTGGTCGTTCTCGGCCTGGGCGAAGCTCCAGGTCAAGCATGCCGTCAACTTCATCGGGGAGTTCGAGCGCGTCGTGACGGAGGAAGCCCGTAAAAGCGGTGCCGACGGCGTGATCTGCGGACACATCCATCATGCCATCATCCAGGATATGGACGGTATCCGCTACATCAATACCGGCGATTGGGTGGAAAGCTGCACGGCGGTCGCCGAGCATGAGGACGGCACCTTCGAACTGATCACCTGGCGGGCGCTCGCCAGC